From Hirundo rustica isolate bHirRus1 chromosome 1, bHirRus1.pri.v3, whole genome shotgun sequence, a single genomic window includes:
- the KLHL38 gene encoding kelch-like protein 38 translates to MEEGSTKEFLFKDQDFSSELLRQLNALRQSRMLTDVTLCSGGFEIPCHRNVLASSSPYFKAMFCNNFRESHQPKVVLKGIDADILDQIILYVYTGEILISTENVLCLLETASMLQYTKLFEACSTYLQDKLTPDNCLSMIRLAKVLNCQSLNKKAKAMALKCFPVVASSEDLKDLCPMELIDYLGDDELCGEEEQVFEALMVWIRHDLQARQGYIQELFKKVRLQYVHPTFLFHFIANDSLVQSSPTCRSILESARRHMFSLYSTNTPDIKPMMHVPRRYSSQEFLIIIGGRKDSQQTTRDVLLYDDKTNQWLSLAKLPMRLYKASAVSLHSNIFVLGGMPVSNKKSLVSGNIYIYSLKLNQWRLIEHMLVPRYSHRSLAYKNYILSFGGIGENQEILNSVERYDSVYNTCESMANMPVAVLHPAVAAKDQRVYLFGGEDILQNPVRLIQVYHVSRNMWFRMETRVVKNVCAPAVVIGDQIIIVGGYTRRIIAYDTKDNKFVKCADMKDRRMHHGATVIKNKLYVTGGRCLTSDNAIKDLDSLDCYDPETDTWTPQGKMPHKLFDHGCLTLQCVPCSNLL, encoded by the exons ATGGAAGAGGGATCCACTAAAGAGTTTCTCTTCAAAGACCAGGACTTCTCCTCTGAACTGCTGAGGCAGCTGAATGCTCTGCGGCAGAGCAGGATGCTGACCGATGTTaccctctgctctgggggctTTGAAATCCCCTGCCACCGAAATGTGCTGGCTTCCAGCAGTCCATACTTCAAGGCAATGTTCTGTAACAACTTCAGGGAGAGTCACCAGCCTAAAGTCGTTCTGAAGGGCATCGACGCTGATATTTTGGATCAGATTATCCTTTATGTTTATACTGGGGAGATTCTAATATCCACTGAGAATGTCTTGTGCCTCTTGGAGACTGCATCCATGCTGCAGTACACTAAGCTGTTTGAGGCCTGCTCTACCTACCTCCAAGACAAGCTGACTCCTGACAACTGTCTGAGCATGATCAGACTGGCAAAAGTCTTGAACTGCCAAAGCCTGAACAAGAAAGCCAAGGCTATGGCTTTGAAATGTTTCCCTGTGGTGGCTTCTTCTGAGGACCTGAAGGACCTCTGTCCCATGGAGCTCATCGATTACCTTGGGGATGATGAActctgtggggaggaggagcaggtcTTTGAGGCACTGATGGTCTGGATCCGGCACGACCTCCAGGCACGACAAGGCTACATCCAAGAGTTGTTCAAGAAGGTCCGACTTCAGTACGTCCATCCAACTTTCCTCTTCCATTTCATTGCTAATGACTCACTCGTTCAGTCCTCACCCACTTGCAGGAGCATCCTGGAGTCAGCCCGGAGACACATGTTTTCCTTGTACAGCACCAACACGCCTGACATCAAACCCATGATGCATGTTCCTCGCAGGTACTCCAGCCAAGAGTTCCTCATCATCATTGGTGGCAGGAAGGACAGCCAGCAGACAACGAGGGATGTCCTGCTGTATGATGACAAGACGAACCAATGGCTGAGCCTGGCCAAACTTCCCATGCGCCTGTACAAAGCCTCTGCAGTGAGTTTACACAGCAATATTTTTGTGCTCGGAGGGATGCCTGTTAGCAATAAGAAAAGTCTGGTCAGTGGTAATATTTACATTTACTCCCTCAAACTCAATCAGTGGAGGTTGATTGAGCACATGCTAGTTCCACGTTACTCCCACAGAAGCCTGgcatataaaaattatattttatcatTCGGTGGAATTGGTGAAAACCAGGAAATCCTGAATTCTGTGGAAAGATACGATAGTGTCTACAACACCTGTGAGAGCATGGCAAACATGCCTGTTGCCGTCCTTCACCCTGCTGTTGCTGCCAAAGATCAGAGGGTTTACCTCTTTGGGGGAGAAGATATACTGCAAAACCCTGTTCGGCTTATCCAG gtTTACCATGTCTCCAGGAATATGTGGTTTCGTATGGAGACCAGAGTAGTGAAGAATGTCTGTGCACCAGCTGTCGTGATTGGAGACCAGATTATCATCGTAGGTG GGTACACCCGGAGAATAATTGCTTATGATACGAAAGACAACAAGTTTGTTAAATGTGCAGACATGAAGGACAGACGAATGCATCATGGGGCCACTGTCATCAAGAACAAGCTGTATGTCACAGGAGGACGATGTCTCACCTCGGACAATGCCATCAAGGACCTGGATTCCTTGGACTGCTATGATCCAGAGACTGACACATGGACACCACAGGGAAAAATGCCGCACAAACTCTTTGACCATGGGTGCCTTACACTCCAATGTGTCCCCTGCTCTAACCTTCTCTAA